A stretch of the Photobacterium toruni genome encodes the following:
- a CDS encoding DUF3581 domain-containing protein: protein MFLDSYYSDNSGELSFTRAQASHFAKRVAGDFNPIHDEDNKRFCVPGDLLFSVLLANVGLSQKMRFEFAGMINESSCLLIDIKSPTELSVVDCKGKVYMDVTRSGETTNDEVLISQVTKNYVQFSGMNFPHIMVPLMKSKDIMINPTRPLVIYECMELDFTRLDLTAPTVELTDSIIEVEGKRGNVTLHFCFKENGEIVGTGSKRMVMSGLKPYCQDGIDDLVSRFNERKDKFNAINS, encoded by the coding sequence ATGTTTTTAGATTCATATTATTCAGATAACAGCGGTGAATTATCTTTTACTCGTGCACAAGCAAGTCATTTTGCAAAACGTGTAGCCGGTGACTTTAACCCTATTCACGATGAAGATAACAAGCGTTTTTGTGTACCTGGCGATCTGCTATTTTCGGTTTTGTTAGCTAATGTTGGTCTAAGCCAAAAGATGCGCTTCGAATTTGCAGGCATGATCAATGAATCAAGCTGCCTACTTATAGATATAAAATCCCCTACAGAGCTCTCAGTGGTCGACTGTAAGGGTAAAGTATACATGGATGTCACTCGCAGTGGCGAAACAACAAATGATGAAGTACTAATTTCACAAGTAACTAAAAACTATGTGCAATTTTCAGGAATGAACTTTCCTCACATCATGGTTCCATTAATGAAATCCAAAGACATCATGATCAACCCAACACGCCCATTGGTGATCTATGAATGTATGGAACTTGATTTCACTCGTTTAGACCTTACTGCACCCACTGTTGAGCTAACCGATTCTATTATTGAAGTGGAAGGCAAGCGAGGTAATGTTACCCTCCATTTCTGTTTTAAAGAAAATGGTGAAATTGTAGGTACAGGCAGTAAGCGTATGGTAATGAGTGGCTTAAAGCCTTATTGCCAAGATGGTATTGATGATTTGGTATCACGTTTTAATGAACGCAAAGACAAATTTAACGCTATTAATAGTTAA
- a CDS encoding bifunctional molybdopterin-guanine dinucleotide biosynthesis adaptor protein MobB/molybdopterin molybdotransferase MoeA, translating into MNQINASVPLLGFAAFSGTGKTTLLEAMLPKLVERGLRVAVIKHAHHDFDLDEPGKDSYRLRKAGASQMLISSRYRRALISETPTAEATLPYLITQLDQTQLDLILVEGFKTLNFPKIELHRQIINKPWLYQDDINIIAVASDTKAETTLPQISINDIDQLTDFVVQFSRQSQQPQLKVARGDDIPLQGMLSVEQGRQRILTHIKTIDNPQTVELKQALGQIVHTDILSPVNVPQHTNSAMDGYAIRSQDINLNSYTVVGQVLAGHHYPHPLQTGEAVRIMTGAPVPQGADTVIMREQAHQDGDTVTFNLAMGAIKAGQNVRLAGEDLALNHVAVAKGQVITAPELGMVASLGLNEITINTPLRVAIFSTGDEVQAPGEAQRQNCIYDSNRYSLFALLTRLGCEVVDLGIIEDSESVLEATLHQASQQADMILSSGGVSVGDADYIKTVLDKLGHINFWRINMRPGRPLAFGHISDVPFFGLPGNPVAVMVTFLQFVEPAIRKQQGYQNWQPQTYTAIATESLRSRIGRTEYLRGYFNWDANGRLTVKTVGSQGSGILRSMSEANCLIEIPPQQEHAYIGDKVTVIPLDIRL; encoded by the coding sequence ATGAATCAAATTAACGCCTCTGTACCATTATTAGGCTTTGCAGCATTTAGTGGTACAGGTAAAACAACGTTGCTTGAAGCGATGCTACCAAAATTAGTTGAACGTGGTCTTCGCGTCGCTGTTATAAAACACGCTCACCATGATTTTGATCTGGATGAACCAGGTAAAGATAGCTACCGATTACGCAAAGCTGGCGCGAGCCAAATGCTTATTTCCTCTCGCTACCGCCGTGCCTTAATCAGTGAGACTCCTACAGCAGAAGCAACCTTACCCTATTTAATCACTCAATTAGATCAAACTCAGCTTGATCTGATTTTAGTTGAAGGTTTTAAGACGCTTAATTTCCCCAAAATCGAGTTGCATCGTCAAATTATTAACAAACCATGGCTATATCAGGACGATATCAATATTATTGCCGTTGCAAGTGATACTAAGGCAGAAACAACCTTACCGCAGATAAGTATTAATGATATCGACCAATTAACCGATTTTGTGGTTCAATTCAGTCGTCAGTCACAACAGCCTCAGCTAAAAGTAGCGCGTGGTGATGATATACCGCTACAAGGTATGTTATCTGTTGAGCAAGGCCGTCAACGTATTCTTACTCACATAAAAACTATTGATAATCCACAAACTGTTGAACTAAAACAGGCTCTTGGTCAAATCGTACATACTGATATCCTGTCACCAGTTAACGTACCACAACACACTAATTCAGCGATGGATGGTTATGCTATTCGCAGCCAAGATATTAATCTAAATAGCTATACCGTTGTCGGACAAGTACTCGCGGGGCATCATTACCCTCACCCATTACAAACGGGTGAAGCGGTTCGAATTATGACAGGTGCGCCTGTTCCTCAAGGTGCTGATACCGTGATTATGCGAGAACAAGCACATCAAGATGGTGACACTGTCACGTTCAACCTTGCTATGGGTGCTATTAAAGCGGGTCAAAATGTCCGTTTAGCAGGCGAAGATCTAGCTCTTAATCACGTTGCCGTCGCAAAAGGACAAGTAATCACAGCACCAGAGCTAGGCATGGTTGCATCACTTGGGCTTAATGAAATAACTATCAATACTCCTCTTCGTGTGGCAATTTTCTCTACCGGTGATGAAGTACAAGCCCCCGGCGAAGCACAGCGACAAAACTGTATTTATGACTCCAATCGCTATAGCTTATTCGCATTACTGACTCGTTTAGGTTGTGAAGTCGTTGATTTAGGTATTATTGAAGACAGTGAATCAGTACTTGAAGCGACATTACACCAAGCCAGCCAACAAGCCGATATGATTCTATCTTCTGGCGGTGTTTCTGTTGGTGATGCCGATTACATCAAAACCGTACTGGATAAACTTGGACATATTAATTTCTGGCGTATCAATATGCGCCCCGGTCGTCCTTTAGCCTTTGGTCATATTAGTGATGTACCATTTTTTGGTTTACCGGGAAATCCAGTTGCCGTTATGGTGACATTCTTACAGTTTGTAGAACCCGCTATTCGTAAACAACAAGGTTATCAAAATTGGCAACCCCAAACATATACTGCTATTGCGACAGAATCTCTACGTTCTCGTATTGGTCGTACTGAATATTTACGCGGTTATTTTAATTGGGATGCCAATGGCCGCCTTACGGTAAAAACGGTCGGTTCACAAGGCTCAGGAATTTTACGCTCAATGAGTGAAGCTAATTGTCTGATAGAAATTCCCCCACAGCAAGAGCACGCTTATATTGGCGATAAAGTGACTGTTATCCCTCTCGATATACGCTTATAG
- the mobA gene encoding molybdenum cofactor guanylyltransferase MobA has product MPTPEQTHWVILAGGQASRMGGNDKGLIELAGQPFIQHVIDTLTPQTSHISINANRNQNIYRQYGDVFGDSIENYPGPLGGMHAALHHIDSEWIGFVPCDCPQLPHDLVSRMAAACQPDTDIAVAHNGDYIQPVVTLLHRRILPKLETFLANGDRKIILLYRQCNMITVDFSDQTDAFINLNTPEELSQFGVLHESN; this is encoded by the coding sequence ATGCCTACGCCTGAACAAACCCATTGGGTCATTTTAGCGGGTGGTCAAGCCAGCCGAATGGGAGGCAATGATAAAGGCCTGATAGAACTTGCAGGTCAACCTTTTATTCAACATGTTATTGACACCCTGACCCCTCAAACCTCTCATATCAGTATTAATGCCAACCGTAACCAGAATATTTATCGCCAATATGGTGATGTTTTTGGTGATAGCATTGAAAACTACCCAGGTCCACTCGGTGGTATGCATGCCGCGTTGCATCACATAGATAGTGAGTGGATTGGCTTTGTACCTTGTGATTGCCCGCAACTTCCCCATGATTTGGTTTCTCGTATGGCTGCGGCATGCCAACCCGATACAGATATAGCTGTCGCTCATAATGGTGATTACATTCAGCCAGTTGTAACACTACTTCATCGTCGTATTTTACCTAAATTAGAAACTTTCTTAGCTAATGGCGATCGCAAGATCATATTGCTTTATCGTCAATGTAATATGATCACGGTTGATTTCAGTGACCAAACCGATGCATTTATTAACCTCAACACCCCTGAGGAATTATCGCAATTTGGAGTACTCCATGAATCAAATTAA
- a CDS encoding ABC transporter ATP-binding protein yields the protein MTHASIQALDLSVRFKNRLLFHIPQLNLAPRDAVYLTGDNGVGKTTLLKVLAGLQKPTTGSINIHQYSFFKRLFSGHYEGSIIYLHQTPYMFDATVFNNVCYGLRFAIKDRQKRRNEAINALRMVGLETLANEHVSVLSGGERQRVAMARAWVLKPSVLLMDESSASMDQESINRQVILAEDLLSRGTSLVITSHQQNALTALCRRQWTINDTQLIERADLQLVTDIKNNKDNYAYA from the coding sequence ATGACTCATGCTTCCATTCAGGCACTCGACCTCTCTGTTCGTTTTAAAAACCGATTATTATTCCATATTCCACAGCTTAATTTAGCACCTCGAGATGCGGTCTATTTAACAGGCGACAACGGCGTGGGTAAAACAACCTTACTAAAAGTATTAGCAGGACTACAAAAACCGACGACAGGTAGTATTAACATTCATCAGTATTCTTTTTTTAAACGTCTCTTTAGTGGACACTATGAAGGGAGTATTATCTATTTACATCAAACACCGTATATGTTTGATGCTACTGTATTTAATAATGTATGCTACGGGTTAAGATTTGCGATTAAAGATCGTCAAAAACGTCGAAATGAAGCGATTAATGCATTACGTATGGTTGGACTTGAAACCTTAGCAAATGAACACGTCTCAGTGTTATCTGGTGGTGAACGCCAACGCGTCGCAATGGCACGTGCATGGGTACTTAAACCTAGCGTATTATTAATGGATGAATCCAGTGCCAGCATGGATCAAGAATCCATTAATCGCCAAGTTATTTTAGCGGAAGATTTATTGTCACGTGGCACCAGTTTAGTGATCACTAGCCACCAGCAAAATGCACTTACTGCACTTTGTCGTCGTCAATGGACAATCAATGACACCCAATTAATTGAACGAGCCGATCTCCAACTCGTTACAGATATAAAAAACAATAAGGATAATTATGCCTACGCCTGA
- a CDS encoding ABC transporter permease yields MNIWHTTQQATQLLFSGDSALWSIVGVSFSVSILAIALVIIPSLLIAFALAYGKFPGRWLTLSLINTLQSVPTVVIGLLLYMLLSRAGPLGDWQMLFTQKAMILGQVLICFPLLISMMHAAFQNSDRRAWETALTLGSSYPRALLSLMWESRFPLLAAVVASFSRVITEVGCSMMVGGNILNSTRNIPTAIALESSKGAFAQGVALGMVLLILALGLNFILSISRGKAHLRTN; encoded by the coding sequence ATGAATATTTGGCACACAACTCAACAAGCGACCCAACTTCTTTTTAGCGGCGATAGCGCACTCTGGAGCATTGTTGGCGTGTCATTTTCCGTATCAATCTTAGCCATTGCATTAGTTATCATCCCCTCACTACTGATCGCTTTTGCTTTAGCTTACGGTAAATTTCCTGGACGCTGGTTAACTCTCTCTTTAATTAACACATTACAATCTGTACCAACAGTAGTAATAGGCCTACTGCTTTATATGTTACTTTCTCGAGCGGGTCCTCTGGGGGATTGGCAAATGCTCTTTACTCAAAAAGCGATGATATTAGGTCAAGTGCTGATCTGTTTTCCGCTACTAATATCAATGATGCATGCAGCATTTCAAAATAGCGATCGTCGTGCTTGGGAAACCGCCCTAACATTAGGTTCTAGCTACCCAAGAGCTCTACTTAGTTTAATGTGGGAGAGCCGATTTCCATTACTTGCAGCGGTGGTCGCTTCTTTTAGCCGAGTGATCACTGAAGTCGGTTGTTCAATGATGGTCGGTGGTAATATTTTAAATTCAACACGAAATATTCCAACAGCGATTGCCCTTGAAAGCTCTAAAGGTGCCTTTGCTCAAGGGGTCGCTTTAGGGATGGTGTTACTTATTTTAGCCTTAGGTCTAAACTTTATTTTATCTATCTCTCGTGGCAAAGCCCACTTGCGAACTAACTAA
- a CDS encoding substrate-binding domain-containing protein, whose protein sequence is MAYATSETTMNKTVRLATTTSTYHSGLLDYLLPAFTKDTGYTVEVLAAGTGKALRMGEHGDVDLVMTHAPQSEALFVEKGYGVLPRNLMYNDFVLVGPKNDPAKIKGDNDVAHALKEIAADNATFISRGDDSGTNKKELNIWAQTKMEPNFGGYKAVGQGMGPTLNMASELQAYTLTDRGTWLAYETKLDLEIMVEGDKRLFNPYQVILINPSRYPDLNYQGAKTFSDWLVNPKAQKLINNYQRHGKQLFVADAKIQ, encoded by the coding sequence ATGGCTTATGCAACATCAGAAACAACTATGAACAAAACCGTACGTTTAGCCACCACGACCAGTACCTATCATTCAGGATTGCTAGATTATTTATTGCCTGCATTTACTAAAGACACTGGCTATACCGTCGAGGTGTTAGCCGCAGGAACAGGTAAAGCATTACGTATGGGTGAACACGGTGATGTTGATTTAGTCATGACTCACGCACCTCAATCAGAAGCCCTATTTGTTGAAAAAGGTTATGGCGTTTTACCGCGTAATTTGATGTACAACGATTTCGTTTTAGTTGGCCCTAAAAATGATCCAGCTAAAATTAAAGGTGATAACGATGTTGCACACGCATTAAAAGAAATTGCCGCAGATAATGCTACATTCATCTCTCGTGGTGATGATTCAGGCACGAACAAAAAAGAATTGAACATTTGGGCTCAAACAAAAATGGAGCCTAATTTCGGTGGTTATAAAGCTGTCGGTCAAGGTATGGGTCCAACGCTAAACATGGCGTCAGAGCTACAAGCTTACACATTAACAGATCGTGGTACATGGTTAGCCTACGAAACCAAGCTTGATCTTGAAATCATGGTCGAAGGTGATAAACGTCTATTTAACCCTTACCAAGTGATTTTGATTAACCCTAGCCGCTACCCTGATCTTAACTACCAAGGTGCTAAAACATTCAGTGATTGGTTGGTTAACCCTAAAGCACAAAAACTTATTAATAATTACCAACGTCATGGCAAACAATTATTCGTTGCTGACGCAAAAATACAATAA